Proteins co-encoded in one Prunus persica cultivar Lovell chromosome G6, Prunus_persica_NCBIv2, whole genome shotgun sequence genomic window:
- the LOC18774119 gene encoding vegetative cell wall protein gp1 has protein sequence MARFIELCSPLLLAFLLVQFSIVSSSSPPRPSPTPSPQPAADSPSPKSPSTKSPSPISLPPSPSNAPVNSPHPSSPPAPPQSSPSQSPSADDTPPVPSPAPSNPSDVNHSDVNADGDGAKNSSGGMSPGKKAGVVLGVIVGVGVVGLAGFVYKKRQDNVRRSQYGYAARREIL, from the coding sequence atGGCGAGGTTCATCGAGCTCTGCTCGCCTCTGCTTCTTGCCTTTCTCCTAGTCCAATTCTCCATTGTATCTTCTTCGTCTCCACCACGGCCCTCGCCGACTCCATCGCCTCAACCCGCTGCCGATTCACCTTCTCCGAAATCTCCATCGACGAAATCTCCATCGCCGATTTCCCTTCCTCCATCTCCGTCGAACGCTCCAGTGAACTCACCACATCCTTCTTCACCTCCGGCGCCACCGCAATCATCTCCGTCTCAATCTCCGTCGGCCGATGACACGCCTCCAGTTCCTTCTCCAGCGCCGTCGAATCCGAGCGACGTCAACCACAGCGACGTCAACGCGGACGGAGACGGAGCTAAGAACTCCTCTGGAGGAATGAGCCCGGGAAAGAAGGCAGGGGTCGTACTTGGAGTGATCGTCGGGGTTGGCGTGGTAGGGCTTGCAGGCTTTGTCTACAAGAAACGTCAGGATAACGTTCGTCGATCTCAGTACGGATACGCCGCCAGGAGAGAGATTCTCTGA